The Pseudomonadota bacterium genomic interval GTTGCGCCACTAATAGCCTCATGGTGGCCAAATACTTTACTAATCGGCTTCACAACGGCTTCTTCCTGACCAAGCAGACCATCAACAACAAGCCCTAGCGCATTTCCGCCCTCACGCACCACAAGAATAAATGGCGTGGTCTTTTGTGAACGCTGACGTAGGCGCTTTCTCAACGGGCTCATGTCAGGATCATCCACATAGGCATCATCAAGATCAAGCTTTTGACGTCCCGGCATTGAAATACCATGCGTAAGAGCCTCAAGGTAGAAGAGCGGCAGCACTTCTCCACGCAGCTCAATAACATCGCGCTTATTTACTTGGTGAACATCACCTTTGTTAAACTTAATCACTTCTGCAATATCACCAATTGGAACAGCAAAACCTTCTTCTTTAGCGCGTACAACAAGTGTTTGCACAATCGCGAGAGTCAATGGAAGGTAAATTGTGACACATGTGCCCACACCAAACTCACTTGTGAGGGAAATACTCCCCTTCACAGACTGAATCTTAGAGTTCACCACATCCATACCCACACCACGGCCAGACACATCACTCACCTGCTCAGCAGTTGAGAACCCTGGGGCGAAAATAAGGTTAATTGCATCCTGATCAGACATCGCCTCAATGGTTTCAGCGTCATGTAGCTCTTTTTCAATCGCTTTTTTGCGGATCACAACAGGATCAATGCCTTTACCGTCATCCTGAATCTGAATCACCACGTTATTCCCTTCATAAAAGGCACGTACCGAAAGCGTTCCAGATGGAGCTTTCCCCATAGCTGTACGCTCTTCTGGTGTTTCAAGGCCGTGGTCGAGTGAATTACGAATGAGGTGAATCATTGGATCCGCCAGTTCATCTACCAGCGTCTTATCCACTTCTGTATCTTCCCCTTCAATCAAAAGGTCTACATCTTTATTCAGCTTACTCTTCAACTCACGCACTTGACGTGGAATTTTATCAAAGACTTTTTTAATCGGCTGCATACGTGTACCAAGTACAGCAGATTGCAAACTTCTAATGCCGCGTGTTAGCTGTTCTGTTTGCGCCATAATGCCGAGATACTCTTCTTCCTCAAGCTTTTCTGCAATATGAGGGCGCTCAAGAGAGCGAACCAAAGAGTTACGTGCCAGAACAAGTTCACCAACATCATTCATAATGGCATCAAGGCGGCCTGTTTCTACACGAATCATCACATCAGCAGCAGAGGCTTTTCCACCGCGTCTATCTGTCTTACGACGGTCTCCGCGGCCAACACGGCGCTCACCTGCACGATTATCAGGTTTTTTCGCCTCAGCCTTCTTCACTTGATGCTTAATCACATCACCAAGGCGTTCATCAGCCATCACTTCTGCAAGGAGCTGTAAATCTACACCACTCGCTGAAGGGTCTGTTGGCTCATCGCCTGTGTCCTTATCACCTGCTAAGCGCTTATCTGCAAGCACCTCAGCAAGAAGGTCTAAATCAATTTTTACATCTGCCTCATCATCATCAACTGGCTCTTCCTGTAAAGCCTTTTCCATATCTGCTTCAGAAGCGTTTTCTTCTTTAACGTCAGCTTTTGCAGGCTTTTTAGCAGTTTTCTTCTTTGGTTTTTCTTCTACTTTTACAGATTCTTCTGGCGCCTCTTCCTTATCTGCAAGGCGTTCATCTGCCATCACTTCTGCAAGGAGATCTGCATCAACAGCAACATCATCAGAGGCTTCTTCTTCCTCTGGTGTAAACTCCTCTTCCTCAGTGTCGTCAGTACCAGCGAGTCTTTCATCAGCCATAACCTCTGCAAGCAGGTCAGAGTCAACCGTTACATCAGCATCCTCAACAGATGTTTCCACCTCAATCTCTTGTTCTTCAGGCTCTTCAACAGGTGCTTCTTCTACAGCAGGCTCAGTCTTTTTCGGTGCTGGCGCGCCTCCACCATTGGTGAGGGTTTCAAGCTCTTGCACCATCTCATCAATTTCAAAAGTGTTAGAATCTTCACCATCCTTGCTCATATCCAGCATGTCTTTGAGCATGTCATTGGTAGTGAGGAGTGCGTCCATCACATCTTTTGTGACATCTACATTTTCACCACGGACTTCATCAAGGAGGTTTTCACCCGCATGGGCAAGTTTAGACATTTTATCGAGGCTTAAGAAACCTGCTCCGCCTTTAAGAGTGTGCAGAACACGGAAGATACGGTCAACGAGATCCGCGTCAAAGTCGCCAGATTCAGAGATTGTCTCTAGCTTAATCAGGTCTTGCTCGAGTTCATCAAGGCTTTCATCGGCCTCAGTGAAAAACTCCTGCAAGATTTCGCCTAATTCATCGTGTTCCACGAGGCGTCTTGCCTTTTCTTCTTTTTATTTTTACGTGTCTAGCACGCCCTAATTTAAAGGAGCGTATCTAAAATATCGTCAATATCATCCTGCTCTAGGCTATTGCCTGGAAGCTGAGGACCATTCAATAGCTCAGCCTCTTCTTGCAAAAACTCTTTTTGTTCTGCGCTGAGGTTATCTGCTTTCTTCTGCATGCCAAATACCACAACCATACGTAGGATGTGCTGTTCTACTTGCTTCAGTGTTTTTACAATCTTTTGAATGCGCTGGCCTGTGAGGTCTTGGAAGTTACAAGCTTCAAAAATAGCCGTAATCTGCGCTTCCATATTTGCAACAGAAGCTTCATCAGCCCCAGAATCCTTAAGCTTTTTAAGGTCTGCCTGCATCGCTTCACAAGCATCCATAATCTCTGTTGTTGCCTTCTCAGTTGTCGCAACAATGGCGTCTAACTGGTCAGATGCATCAGGGATCCCTTTTTCTGCAAGCTCTTCTGGTTGGAAAGATTGCTCTTTTTTCGCCTCATTAATAAAGCGGGCAAGCTCTGCAAGTTCACCAAAAATTTCAGTATCAAGCTCGTCAACTTCACCTTTAAATAGGCCACGTACAGCTTCAGTCAGCTCACGCACTTGTGACATTGGCACCATTTCAGCATCAGATGCCTCAAGAGCATCGAGCTTATTTTTAATATTTTCTTTAGTTTTGTCCGACATAATTCAGGTCCCCTACCCTTAAAAGTCGCCAATAACGCGCTTGAGTTTTTCTTTCAGCGTTGCGGCATTAAATGGCTTCACAATGTAATTGTTTACACCCGCTTGAACCGCGGCAATCACGTTCTCTTTCTTACCTTCGGCGGTCACCATAATAAATGGAATGTGCTTGTACTCTTCAGATGCACGTACTTTTTTAAGAAGTTCCATGCCTGTCATGTTAGGCATGTTCCAATCAGATACAATAAGGTCAATGTTATCGTTTTCTAGGACTTCCCATGCAAGTTCCCCATCTGCAGCTTCAATCATGTTTGTAAAGCCAAGCTGACGCATAAGATTCATAACAATACGACGCATAGTTTGGAAATCATCAACGACGAGGATGCGCATATTTTTATCAACAGCCATGGGGGTTTATCCTTGTTTCTTATTATTTTTATCGTGCGAAAAGAAGTATACCCTGAAACCCAAACTATTCAAAACTTGGGAGGTCACTTTTTTCTGCGAGCATTTCACTAATAATGCGTCCCTTCGCA includes:
- a CDS encoding chemotaxis protein CheA; the encoded protein is MEHDELGEILQEFFTEADESLDELEQDLIKLETISESGDFDADLVDRIFRVLHTLKGGAGFLSLDKMSKLAHAGENLLDEVRGENVDVTKDVMDALLTTNDMLKDMLDMSKDGEDSNTFEIDEMVQELETLTNGGGAPAPKKTEPAVEEAPVEEPEEQEIEVETSVEDADVTVDSDLLAEVMADERLAGTDDTEEEEFTPEEEEASDDVAVDADLLAEVMADERLADKEEAPEESVKVEEKPKKKTAKKPAKADVKEENASEADMEKALQEEPVDDDEADVKIDLDLLAEVLADKRLAGDKDTGDEPTDPSASGVDLQLLAEVMADERLGDVIKHQVKKAEAKKPDNRAGERRVGRGDRRKTDRRGGKASAADVMIRVETGRLDAIMNDVGELVLARNSLVRSLERPHIAEKLEEEEYLGIMAQTEQLTRGIRSLQSAVLGTRMQPIKKVFDKIPRQVRELKSKLNKDVDLLIEGEDTEVDKTLVDELADPMIHLIRNSLDHGLETPEERTAMGKAPSGTLSVRAFYEGNNVVIQIQDDGKGIDPVVIRKKAIEKELHDAETIEAMSDQDAINLIFAPGFSTAEQVSDVSGRGVGMDVVNSKIQSVKGSISLTSEFGVGTCVTIYLPLTLAIVQTLVVRAKEEGFAVPIGDIAEVIKFNKGDVHQVNKRDVIELRGEVLPLFYLEALTHGISMPGRQKLDLDDAYVDDPDMSPLRKRLRQRSQKTTPFILVVREGGNALGLVVDGLLGQEEAVVKPISKVFGHHEAISGATITGEGYVHMILDVPYLMKQL
- a CDS encoding chemotaxis response regulator CheY, with the translated sequence MAVDKNMRILVVDDFQTMRRIVMNLMRQLGFTNMIEAADGELAWEVLENDNIDLIVSDWNMPNMTGMELLKKVRASEEYKHIPFIMVTAEGKKENVIAAVQAGVNNYIVKPFNAATLKEKLKRVIGDF
- a CDS encoding protein phosphatase CheZ; translated protein: MSDKTKENIKNKLDALEASDAEMVPMSQVRELTEAVRGLFKGEVDELDTEIFGELAELARFINEAKKEQSFQPEELAEKGIPDASDQLDAIVATTEKATTEIMDACEAMQADLKKLKDSGADEASVANMEAQITAIFEACNFQDLTGQRIQKIVKTLKQVEQHILRMVVVFGMQKKADNLSAEQKEFLQEEAELLNGPQLPGNSLEQDDIDDILDTLL